The following proteins are encoded in a genomic region of Variovorax paradoxus:
- a CDS encoding biosynthetic peptidoglycan transglycosylase, with the protein MIVKLALAPAAGEWRSTVKAGPLSFEIGVPTAVRLATSPWLAPRLDGHSLDTRFGTVHFAWKDAAGALELRCAPCAAEVPALGTQPIQVEGLVATVKRDGNTLAGTLEATPRGADAAAVIHGQWEGRLAPKSLQLSADIKDAPIARWYAVLAPGLPELQRARIGGTLALRGNVALPEGTFTVIPVVSQFTVEGLGTEAMLGARTSCGAPAKLANDSWLARAVIAAEDQRFFSHAGYDLAEIVASIDNNQKDGQLKRGGSTLTQQLAKMLVTGSDRTAERKLRELLYAVEMEQTLGKARILQLYLDNAPWGGNLCGAEAAARRYFKRPARNLEPAQAVWLAAMLHKPHAVLERWRHDGRIDPERTKWVAESVRGISRNQREALLKSVAGAKFPAPEAAP; encoded by the coding sequence TTGATAGTAAAGCTGGCGCTTGCGCCCGCGGCCGGCGAATGGCGCAGCACGGTCAAGGCCGGTCCGCTGAGCTTCGAAATCGGCGTACCCACGGCGGTGCGCCTGGCCACCTCTCCGTGGCTCGCGCCACGGCTCGACGGGCATTCGCTCGACACCCGTTTCGGCACCGTGCACTTCGCCTGGAAGGATGCAGCCGGCGCACTCGAATTGCGCTGCGCTCCCTGCGCGGCGGAAGTTCCGGCGCTCGGCACGCAGCCGATCCAGGTCGAGGGGCTGGTCGCCACCGTCAAGCGCGACGGCAACACGCTGGCGGGCACGCTCGAGGCCACGCCCCGCGGCGCCGATGCGGCGGCCGTGATCCACGGCCAATGGGAAGGGCGCCTCGCGCCCAAGAGCCTGCAGCTCAGTGCCGACATCAAGGACGCGCCCATCGCCCGCTGGTACGCGGTGCTCGCACCCGGCCTGCCCGAACTGCAGCGCGCCCGCATCGGCGGCACGCTGGCACTGCGCGGAAACGTCGCACTGCCCGAAGGCACGTTCACGGTGATTCCCGTCGTCAGCCAGTTCACGGTCGAAGGGCTGGGTACCGAAGCCATGCTCGGCGCACGCACCAGCTGCGGCGCGCCGGCGAAGCTGGCCAACGACAGCTGGCTGGCGCGGGCCGTCATCGCGGCCGAAGACCAGCGCTTCTTCAGCCACGCCGGCTACGACCTGGCGGAAATCGTCGCCTCGATCGACAACAACCAGAAAGACGGCCAGCTCAAGCGCGGCGGCAGCACACTGACGCAGCAACTCGCGAAGATGCTGGTGACCGGCAGCGACCGCACTGCCGAACGCAAGTTGCGCGAGCTGCTCTACGCGGTCGAAATGGAGCAGACGCTGGGCAAGGCGCGCATCCTGCAGCTCTACCTCGACAACGCGCCCTGGGGCGGCAACCTGTGCGGCGCCGAGGCCGCCGCGCGGCGCTACTTCAAGCGGCCGGCGCGCAACCTGGAGCCCGCGCAAGCGGTCTGGCTCGCGGCCATGCTGCACAAGCCGCACGCCGTGCTCGAGCGATGGCGGCACGACGGGCGAATCGACCCGGAGCGCACCAAGTGGGTGGCCGAGAGCGTGCGCGGCATCAGCCGCAACCAGCGCGAAGCGCTGCTCAAAAGCGTGGCAGGCGCCAAATTCCCGGCACCGGAGGCGGCGCCATGA
- the creD gene encoding cell envelope integrity protein CreD has protein sequence MFQLFKALQSSMLVKVAGLLVLTLLLCIPLAEINSINRERGRSQREAAEELAATYASAQTMVGPVLLVPYVERWVEPLRDAQGKVIGQEARSKEMAHAVFPDKLHIEGSMAPHERYRGIFRIPFYTLNATLGGGFSAFDPQSVAHSEADSRIEFKAPFVVFYVSDLRGLDGSPSIAMNGEGLRFKQRVPGLADDSWLADSIHAPLAGAALAAWESKAPLPFEMKLGLVGQDTLSMVPIAEETTAHLSSPWAHPSFGGRFLAAKRDVTPQGFDAHWRVSSLVTSAREQVRAGLSGRDTGAAATAAAVAVPANHRGPRELGPLQTFDVSLAQPVNVYSMSTRAGKYGALFIGLVIMAAFMFELFRRQRMHPVQYGLVGLSIALFFLLLLALSEKLAFWLAYASAAGASVLLLGIYFSAVLQSWKRGAGFGAYVAVLYGALYGLLASESNALLLGALLTFGMLTVLMLATRKVDWYALSTGNPRTTEPVSPEVAPSV, from the coding sequence ATGTTCCAGTTGTTCAAGGCCCTGCAGAGTTCCATGCTGGTCAAGGTCGCCGGCCTGCTCGTACTCACGCTCTTGCTGTGCATTCCATTGGCCGAAATCAATTCGATCAACCGCGAGCGCGGCCGCAGCCAGCGCGAGGCGGCCGAGGAGCTTGCCGCCACCTATGCGAGCGCGCAGACCATGGTGGGCCCGGTGCTGCTGGTGCCTTATGTGGAACGCTGGGTGGAGCCGCTGCGCGACGCCCAAGGCAAGGTGATCGGCCAGGAGGCGCGCAGCAAGGAAATGGCCCACGCGGTGTTTCCCGACAAGCTGCACATCGAAGGTTCGATGGCGCCGCACGAGCGCTACCGCGGCATCTTCAGGATTCCGTTCTACACGCTCAACGCCACGCTCGGCGGCGGTTTTTCCGCCTTCGACCCCCAATCGGTGGCGCACAGCGAAGCCGATTCCCGCATCGAGTTCAAGGCGCCCTTCGTCGTCTTCTACGTGAGCGATCTGCGCGGACTCGACGGTTCGCCGTCCATCGCGATGAATGGCGAGGGCCTGCGTTTCAAGCAGCGCGTGCCCGGCCTGGCGGACGACAGCTGGCTGGCCGACAGCATCCACGCACCGCTGGCCGGTGCCGCACTCGCCGCGTGGGAATCGAAGGCGCCGTTGCCCTTCGAAATGAAGCTCGGCCTCGTGGGACAAGACACGCTCTCGATGGTGCCGATTGCCGAAGAGACCACCGCCCACCTGAGCTCGCCCTGGGCGCATCCGAGTTTCGGCGGCCGCTTTCTCGCCGCGAAGCGCGATGTGACGCCACAAGGCTTCGATGCGCACTGGCGCGTGTCGTCTCTGGTGACCTCGGCGCGCGAGCAGGTGCGCGCCGGACTGTCGGGGCGCGATACCGGTGCCGCCGCCACGGCAGCAGCTGTCGCGGTACCGGCAAACCACCGCGGACCGCGCGAGCTCGGGCCGCTGCAGACCTTCGATGTTTCCCTTGCGCAGCCCGTCAACGTGTACTCGATGAGCACGCGCGCCGGCAAGTACGGCGCGCTCTTCATCGGTCTGGTGATCATGGCGGCCTTCATGTTCGAGCTGTTCCGCAGGCAGCGCATGCACCCGGTGCAATACGGGCTCGTGGGCCTCTCGATCGCGCTGTTCTTCCTGCTGCTGCTGGCCCTGTCCGAGAAGCTGGCCTTCTGGCTGGCCTATGCCAGCGCGGCCGGCGCGAGCGTGCTGCTGCTCGGTATCTACTTCAGCGCGGTTTTGCAAAGCTGGAAACGCGGCGCGGGCTTCGGGGCCTATGTCGCGGTACTCTATGGCGCGCTCTACGGCCTGCTGGCATCGGAAAGCAATGCCCTGCTGCTCGGCGCCCTGCTGACATTCGGCATGCTGACGGTGCTGATGCTCGCGACCCGCAAGGTCGACTGGTATGCGTTGTCGACCGGGAACCCCCGAACGACCGAGCCAGTCTCACCTGAAGTGGCTCCGTCCGTGTAA
- a CDS encoding VIT and vWA domain-containing protein produces MDAQISTRPGRWLWLATVGLATAGFVALSVHPVHAQEATGPRLKTESPYFLVKSDDPSVDRLPLKGTEVAVKISGVIADVTVTQTYRNEGQRAIEAKYVFPGSTKAAVSGLNVRLADRLITAQIREKQQAQIEYDAAKKEGKTAALLEQHLPNVFQMNVANILPGDEVKVELRYTELLVPQSGNYAFVFPTVVGPRYNSPQSENDQAQWMAQPTLRAGVAPNTRFTLKASIDTPMGLKEVRSNTHAIEVKKSDEERHADVVLTADGRPADNRDFVLDYRLAGEKIESGLMLYKGQGQNTDGSAENFFLAMIEPPKAVAASAISPRDYIFVVDISGSMHGFPLDTAKTVLERLIGGLRPSDTFNVLLFSGSNKMLSPQSVPATRANIEQALATIQNYSGSGSTELIPALKRVYAEPKEEKVSRTVVLMTDGYVSVEREAFELVRKNLSKANVFAFGIGSSVNRSLMEGIARAGMGEPFIITDPVQAPEQAARFRRMVESPVLTNVKVTFGGLDVYDVEPQALPDVLGERPVIVFGKWRADAEGKARGRVIVEGQGANGPYRQELRIDPQMRQDTAALRTLWARHRVQSLSDQETLEGGTAFKERITELGLKYSLLTQYTSFIAVDKVVRNLAPQNSVDVNQPLPLPQGVSELALGAEVPSTPEPETLGAIAVVLSMLAMLRRRARRHDPRRFTA; encoded by the coding sequence ATGGACGCCCAAATCTCCACCCGCCCCGGCCGCTGGCTCTGGCTCGCCACCGTGGGCCTGGCCACCGCGGGATTCGTCGCGCTCAGCGTGCACCCCGTGCATGCGCAGGAAGCAACGGGCCCGCGGCTGAAGACCGAGAGCCCGTATTTCCTCGTGAAGAGCGACGACCCTTCGGTCGACCGCCTGCCGCTCAAGGGAACCGAGGTGGCGGTGAAGATCTCGGGCGTCATTGCCGATGTGACCGTGACGCAGACCTACCGCAACGAAGGCCAGCGCGCCATCGAAGCCAAGTACGTTTTCCCAGGCTCGACCAAGGCCGCAGTGAGCGGCCTCAACGTGCGGCTGGCCGATCGCCTGATCACCGCGCAGATCCGCGAGAAGCAGCAGGCACAGATCGAATACGACGCCGCGAAGAAGGAAGGCAAGACCGCCGCGCTGCTCGAGCAGCACCTGCCCAACGTGTTCCAGATGAATGTCGCGAACATCCTGCCGGGCGATGAAGTGAAGGTGGAGCTGCGCTACACCGAGCTGCTGGTGCCGCAGTCGGGCAACTATGCGTTCGTGTTCCCCACCGTGGTGGGCCCGCGCTACAACAGCCCGCAATCGGAGAACGACCAGGCCCAATGGATGGCACAGCCCACGCTGCGCGCGGGCGTGGCGCCCAACACCCGCTTCACGCTCAAGGCCAGCATCGACACGCCGATGGGCCTGAAGGAAGTGCGCTCGAACACCCACGCCATCGAGGTGAAGAAGAGCGATGAAGAGCGGCATGCCGACGTGGTGCTCACGGCCGACGGCCGGCCCGCGGACAATCGCGACTTCGTGCTCGACTATCGCCTTGCGGGCGAGAAGATCGAATCGGGTCTGATGCTCTACAAGGGCCAGGGGCAGAACACCGATGGAAGCGCCGAGAACTTCTTTCTTGCGATGATCGAGCCGCCCAAGGCCGTGGCCGCCAGCGCCATTTCGCCGCGCGACTACATCTTCGTGGTCGACATTTCGGGGTCGATGCATGGCTTTCCACTCGACACGGCCAAGACAGTGCTCGAGCGCCTGATCGGCGGGCTTCGCCCGAGCGACACCTTCAACGTGCTGCTGTTCTCGGGCAGCAACAAGATGCTCTCGCCCCAATCGGTGCCGGCCACGCGCGCCAACATCGAGCAGGCGCTGGCCACGATCCAGAACTACAGCGGCAGCGGCAGCACCGAGCTGATTCCCGCACTCAAGCGCGTCTATGCCGAGCCGAAGGAAGAGAAGGTGTCGCGCACCGTGGTGCTGATGACCGACGGCTACGTGAGCGTCGAGCGCGAGGCTTTCGAACTGGTGCGCAAGAACCTCTCGAAGGCCAATGTGTTCGCCTTCGGCATCGGCTCGTCGGTGAACCGCAGCCTGATGGAAGGCATTGCGCGCGCCGGCATGGGTGAGCCCTTCATCATCACCGACCCGGTCCAGGCGCCGGAGCAGGCCGCGCGCTTTCGCCGCATGGTGGAGTCGCCGGTGCTCACGAACGTGAAGGTCACTTTCGGCGGGCTCGACGTGTACGACGTGGAACCGCAGGCGCTGCCCGACGTGCTGGGCGAACGCCCGGTGATCGTGTTCGGCAAGTGGCGCGCCGATGCCGAAGGCAAGGCCCGGGGCCGCGTCATCGTCGAAGGCCAGGGCGCCAACGGCCCGTACCGCCAGGAGCTGCGCATCGACCCGCAAATGCGCCAGGACACCGCCGCGCTGCGCACGCTGTGGGCGCGCCACCGCGTCCAGAGCCTGAGCGACCAGGAAACGCTCGAAGGCGGCACCGCCTTCAAGGAGCGCATCACCGAGCTTGGCCTCAAGTACAGCCTGCTGACGCAGTACACCAGTTTCATCGCGGTGGACAAGGTGGTGCGCAACCTTGCGCCGCAGAACAGCGTCGACGTGAACCAACCGCTGCCGTTGCCGCAAGGCGTGAGCGAGCTGGCGCTGGGTGCCGAAGTGCCGAGCACGCCCGAGCCTGAAACCCTGGGCGCCATTGCCGTCGTGCTGTCGATGCTCGCCATGCTGCGCCGCCGCGCGCGGCGCCATGATCCGCGCCGCTTCACGGCCTGA
- the xrtQ gene encoding exosortase Q produces the protein MSLAALAHRHPRIVEGGIHIDRAPAAFWLALQFAALAPTWAWMVQRMRDGSDDPLGLLALAALAALAWQQRRELRAAPRLGWLALAGAGTLLATLLRTGLGALPALPPLAASLVAVLALACGLLAFLPRRVAALPVAGLAVLALPLLSSLQFYAGYPLRVVTAEASRWLLAPGFSVAREGSSLLVDGRLVIVDAPCSGVQMVWLGYFTACAVALWAGRSDRGFLRRLPMVGLLVLGGNILRNSVLIAFEGAGHPLAPWAHNMLGLAVLAAVCGGIARLMVPARAAPEFADRPIPGLITAQGGRHVDTVL, from the coding sequence ATGTCACTGGCCGCACTTGCCCATCGCCATCCGCGCATCGTGGAGGGGGGCATTCACATCGACCGCGCACCGGCCGCCTTCTGGCTCGCGCTGCAGTTCGCCGCGCTCGCGCCGACCTGGGCCTGGATGGTCCAGCGCATGCGCGACGGCTCCGACGACCCGCTGGGCCTCCTGGCGCTGGCCGCACTGGCCGCGCTCGCATGGCAACAGCGGCGCGAACTGCGTGCCGCGCCGCGGCTGGGCTGGCTGGCTTTGGCAGGCGCCGGGACCTTGCTGGCGACGCTGCTGCGCACGGGGCTCGGTGCCTTGCCCGCCTTGCCCCCACTCGCTGCGAGCCTGGTGGCGGTGCTGGCCTTGGCATGCGGCTTGTTGGCCTTCCTGCCGCGGCGCGTGGCCGCGTTGCCGGTGGCCGGGCTCGCGGTGCTGGCCTTGCCGCTGCTGTCGTCGCTGCAGTTCTACGCGGGCTATCCGCTGCGCGTGGTCACGGCCGAGGCGAGCCGCTGGCTGCTGGCGCCCGGTTTCAGCGTGGCGCGCGAGGGCAGCAGCCTGCTGGTGGATGGCCGGCTGGTCATCGTCGATGCGCCGTGTTCGGGCGTGCAGATGGTGTGGCTCGGCTACTTCACCGCCTGCGCGGTTGCGCTCTGGGCGGGCCGGAGCGACCGCGGCTTTCTGCGCCGGCTGCCGATGGTGGGCCTGCTGGTGCTGGGCGGCAACATCTTGCGCAACAGCGTGCTGATTGCGTTCGAAGGCGCGGGGCATCCGCTGGCGCCGTGGGCGCACAACATGCTCGGTCTTGCGGTGCTGGCTGCGGTGTGCGGCGGTATCGCCCGCCTGATGGTGCCGGCGCGCGCCGCGCCCGAATTCGCCGACCGGCCCATTCCGGGCCTGATCACCGCGCAAGGAGGCCGCCATGTCGACACGGTTCTTTGA
- a CDS encoding pirin family protein yields the protein MKNANHPTDPVATPRGIDHIVAGVSTSDGDGVKLTRVLQQPLQKRLDPYLMLDAFGSDNPGDYIGGFPSHPHRGFETVTYMIAGRMRHRDSAGHEGLLQNGGVQWMTAGRGLVHSELPEQEEGLMEGFQLWLNLPAKDKMREPWYRDIQSEEIPEYTTAAGVHVRVIAGESHGIEGAVRRERTEPLYLDISLPPGAEFAQPLADDHNALVYVYRESVWIAGSEVPTRRMAILANDPGSDGVVLRAGATNHSPARALLIAGRPLQEPIAQYGPFVMNTQEQVKQAVHDFQNGKFE from the coding sequence ATGAAGAACGCAAACCACCCCACCGATCCCGTGGCCACGCCGCGCGGCATCGACCACATCGTGGCCGGTGTTTCCACCAGCGATGGCGACGGCGTCAAACTCACCCGCGTGCTGCAGCAGCCGCTGCAGAAAAGACTCGACCCGTACCTGATGCTCGACGCCTTCGGCAGCGACAACCCCGGCGACTACATCGGCGGCTTTCCCAGCCATCCGCACCGGGGCTTCGAAACCGTGACCTACATGATTGCGGGCCGCATGCGCCACCGCGACAGCGCGGGCCACGAGGGGCTGCTGCAAAACGGCGGCGTGCAATGGATGACGGCCGGCCGCGGGCTGGTTCACAGCGAGCTGCCCGAACAGGAAGAAGGCCTGATGGAAGGCTTTCAGCTCTGGCTCAACCTGCCGGCCAAGGACAAGATGCGGGAGCCCTGGTATCGCGACATCCAAAGCGAGGAAATCCCCGAATACACCACCGCCGCGGGCGTGCACGTGCGGGTGATCGCGGGCGAAAGCCACGGCATCGAAGGCGCAGTGCGGCGCGAGCGCACCGAGCCGCTCTACCTCGACATCAGCCTGCCGCCGGGCGCCGAGTTTGCCCAGCCCTTGGCCGACGACCACAACGCGCTGGTGTACGTGTACCGCGAGTCGGTGTGGATCGCGGGCAGCGAGGTGCCGACGCGCCGCATGGCCATTCTGGCGAACGACCCCGGCAGCGACGGCGTGGTGCTGCGCGCGGGCGCAACCAACCACAGCCCGGCCCGCGCATTGCTGATCGCCGGCCGGCCGCTGCAAGAGCCGATTGCGCA
- a CDS encoding GNAT family N-acetyltransferase, with protein MSDIDEIEAIERATVAAVSPLAVEELDGWLLPFDDGTVKRARSAVPLHRQAVSDSTLDRIEDRYDSHQFVPAFRLADVPCFNALRAELEQRHYVGDSPTCVQIGSARRMRDVAAAGVAPADVDPVPDDAWARLFLGEGFDPVDGAHRVRALSRAKGSLYASVREGHRTVAAGAMAFSHGWASVHGMRTEQSQRGRGLAGRVLAGLAEAALERGFERVFLQVDAHNIPAHALYRRAGFSTRWQYRYWQRQQWPR; from the coding sequence ATGAGCGACATCGACGAGATCGAAGCCATCGAGCGCGCCACGGTCGCCGCCGTGTCGCCCCTGGCCGTCGAGGAACTCGACGGCTGGCTGCTGCCCTTCGACGACGGCACCGTCAAGCGCGCGAGGTCGGCCGTTCCGCTGCACCGTCAGGCGGTGAGCGACAGCACCCTCGACCGCATCGAGGACCGCTATGACAGCCACCAATTCGTGCCCGCGTTCCGCTTGGCCGACGTCCCCTGCTTCAATGCGCTGCGGGCCGAACTGGAGCAACGGCATTACGTGGGCGATTCGCCCACCTGCGTACAGATCGGCTCGGCAAGGCGCATGCGCGACGTGGCCGCGGCCGGCGTGGCACCGGCCGACGTCGATCCCGTACCCGACGACGCCTGGGCCAGGCTGTTCCTCGGGGAAGGCTTCGATCCGGTCGACGGTGCCCATCGCGTGCGGGCGCTGTCCCGCGCCAAGGGCTCGCTCTATGCCAGCGTGCGCGAAGGGCACCGCACCGTCGCGGCAGGCGCCATGGCCTTCAGCCACGGATGGGCCAGCGTCCACGGCATGCGCACCGAGCAGTCGCAGCGCGGCCGGGGCCTGGCCGGGCGCGTGCTGGCCGGGTTGGCAGAGGCTGCGCTCGAACGCGGTTTCGAACGCGTGTTCCTGCAGGTCGATGCGCACAACATCCCGGCCCATGCGCTCTACCGGCGTGCCGGTTTTTCCACGCGCTGGCAGTACCGCTACTGGCAGCGGCAGCAGTGGCCGCGCTGA